Proteins found in one Columba livia isolate bColLiv1 breed racing homer chromosome 11, bColLiv1.pat.W.v2, whole genome shotgun sequence genomic segment:
- the AP3B2 gene encoding AP-3 complex subunit beta-2 isoform X2 gives MAASPAYGEDKGGSSSLGEPEYGHDPASGGIFSSDYKRHDDLKEMLDSNKDSLKLEAMKRIVAMIARGKNASDLFPAVVKNVACKNIEVKKLVYVYLVRYAEEQQDLALLSISTFQRGLKDPNQLIRASALRVLSSIRVPIIVPIMMLAIKEAASDMSPYVRKTAAHAIPKLYSLDSDQKDQLIEVIEKLLADKTTLVAGSVVMAFEEVCPERIDLIHKNYRKLCNLLIDVEEWGQVVIINMLTRYARTQFLSPNQNESLLEESTEKAFYGSEEEDAKDAKAEAAPLAKRKPYVMDPDHRLLLRNTKPLLQSRNAAVVMAVAQLYFHLAPKAEVGVIAKALVRLLRSHSEVQYVVLQNVATMSIKRRGMFEPYLKSFYIRSTDPTQIKILKLEVLTNLANETNISTILREFQTYIRSMDKDFVAATIQAIGRCATNIGKVRDTCLNGLVQLLSNRDELVVAESVVVIKKLLQMQPAQHSEIIKHMAKLTDNIQVPMARASILWLIGEYCEHVPKIAPDVLRKMAKSFTNEEDIVKLQVINLAAKLYLTNSKQSKLLTQYVLNLAKYDQNYDIRDRARFIRQLIVPTEKSGALNKYAKKLFLAQKPAPILESSFKDRDHFQLGSLSHLLNAKAVGYQELPDWPDEAPDPSVRNVEVPEWTKCTSREKRKEKVEKPFYSDSEGESGPTESADSEPESVSEESGSSSSSSSSSSSSEEEEEEEDEEEGSGEQSEDKEEEEERPKRKEKEGSRKAAPGSPSEEEEEDGVKKTKKKKASQGRKGRTETSSEEASASESSSSDSESGSEAEAKRRKAPPSSRAGPKEISLLDLDDFTPPPPQPIPSSSIVSTSLVTDLEGLTLTDTSLAPALLSPGLGAMRTYELLHRMAGEGLSVEYCFSRRPFPGDPHMVAVQIHISNNTDAEVKNLRVSEPKLLSGMRIQEFPEIEHLAPGDTASVVMGIDFCDSTQAANFQLCTHTRHFYVSIQPPVGELMAPVFMSENEFKKEQEHLAWPGEGKLTGMSEITEKLTLPEKCRSDHAIVQQVTLAANVGRVPCGAANEYRFAAKTMTSGSLVLITLERREGAAAQLTVNSEKMVIGTMLVKDIVQALAQ, from the exons ATGGCCGCCAGCCCGGCCTACGGGGAGGACAAGGGGGGCTCCTCCAGCCTGGGGGAGCCCGAGTACGGGCACGACCCCGCCAGCGGCGGCATCTTCTCCTCCGACTACAAGAG GCATGATGACCTCAAGGAGATGCTTGACAGCAACAAGGATTCGCTCAAGCTGGAGGCCATGAAGAGGATTGTGGCG ATGATCGCCCGGGGGAAAAACGCCTCTGACCTCTTCCCAGCCGTGGTGAAAAACGTCGCCTGCAAGAACATCGAG GTGAAGAAGCTGGTGTATGTCTACCTGGTGCGCtatgcagaggagcagcaggatcTAGCCCTGCTTTCCATCTCCACCTTCCAGCGAGGACTCAAG GATCCCAACCAGCTGATCCGTGCCAGCGCCCTGCGGGTCCTCTCCAGCATCCGCGTGCCCATCATCGTGCCCATCATGATGTTGGCCATCAAGGAGGCAGCCTCGGACATGTCCCCGTACGTGCGCAAGACGGCTGCCCATGCCATCCCTAAGCTGTACAG CCTTGACTCGGACCAGAAGGACCAGCTCATCGAGGTCATTGAGAAGCTCCTGGCGGACAAGACTACG CTGGTGGCCGGCAGCGTGGTGATGGCGTTCGAGGAGGTCTGCCCCGAGCGCATCGACCTCATCCACAAGAACTACCGCAAGCTCTGCAACCTGCTCATCGATGTGGAGGAGTGGGGGCAGGTGGTCATCATCAACATGCTGACCCGCTACGCGCGCACGCAGTTCCTCAGCCCCAACCAGAAC GAGTCCTTGCTAGAGGAGAGCACCGAGAAGGCTTTCTACGGCTCTGAGGAGGAGGACGCCAAGGACGCCAAGGCGGAGGCAGCACCGCTGGCCAAGCGCAAGCCCTACGTCATGGACCCCGACCACCGCCTGCTCCTGCGGAACACCAAGCCCCTGCTGCAGAGCCGCAATGCCGCG GTGGTGATGGCCGTGGCACAGCTCTACTTCCACCTGGCACCCAAGGCGGAAGTTGGCGTCATCGCCAAGGCACTGGTGCGGCTCCTGCGGAGTCACAG CGAGGTGCAGTATGTGGTGCTGCAGAATGTGGCCACCATGTCCATCAAACGGCGG ggCATGTTTGAGCCTTACCTGAAGAGCTTCTACATTCGCTCCACGGACCCCACACAGATCAAGATCCTCAAG CTGGAGGTCCTCACCAACCTGGCCAACGAGACCAACATCTCCACCATCCTGCGGGAGTTCCAG ACATACATCCGCAGCATGGACAAGGACTTTGTGGCAGCCACCATTCAAGCCATCGGGCGCTGTGCCACCAACATTGGGAAGGTGCGGGACACCTGCCTCAATGGTCTGGTCCAGCTCCTCTCCAACCGGGATG AGTTGGTGGTGGCTGAATCCGTGGTTGTCATCAAAAAGCTCCTGCAGATGCAACCGGCCCAGCACAGCGAGATCATCAAGCACATGGCCAAGCTCACCGACAACATCCAG GTGCCGATGGCACGGGCCAGCATCTTGTGGCTCATTGGCGAGTACTGCGAGCACGTGCCCAAGATTGCGCCCGATGTGCTGCGCAAGATGGCCAAGTCCTTCACCAACGAGGAGGACATCGTCAAGCTGCAGGTCATCAACCTGGCAGCCAAGCTCTACCTGACCAACTCCAAGCAG AGCAAGCTGCTGACCCAGTACGTCCTCAACTTGGCCAAGTACGACCAGAATTATGACATCCGTGACCGGGCTCGCTTCATCCGCCAGCTCATCGTGCCCACCGAGAAGAGCGGAGCCCTCAACAAGTACGCCAAGAAGCTTTTCCTGGCCCAAAAACCTGCCCCCATCTTGGAGTCCTCCTTCAAAG ATCGAGACCATTTCCAGCTGGGCTCCCTGTCCCACCTGCTCAATGCCAAGGCTGTGGGCTACCAGGAGCTGCCCGACTGGCCGGACGAGGCTCCTGACCCCTCCGTGAGGAATGTGGAG GTTCCTGAGTGGACCAAGTGCACCAGCcgggagaagaggaaggagaaggtggAGAAACCTTTTTACTCGGACTCGGAGGGTGAGTCGGGGCCCACGGAGTCGGCGGACAGTG AGCCCGAGTCGGTCAGCGAGGaaagcggcagcagcagcagctccagcagctccagctccagcagtgaagaggaagaggaggaggaagatgaggaggaaggCAGCGGGGAGCAGTCAGAGgacaaagaggaggaggaggagaggccaaagaggaaggagaaggaaggctCTCGCAAGGCAGCCCCGGGCAG ccccagtgaggaagaggaggaggatggggtgAAGAAGACCAAGAAGAAGAAGGCGTCACAGGGGAGGAAGGGCCGCACTGAGACCTCGTCAGAGGAGGCCAGCGCCTCCGAGAGCAGCTCCTCAGACTCCGAGTCTGGCTCCGAGGCAGAGGCCAAGCGCAGGAAGGCG ccccccagcagcagggctggcccCAAGGAGATCTCCCTGCTCGACCTGGATGACT TcaccccccctcctccccagcccatCCCCTCCAGTAGCATCGTCTCCACCAGCCTGGTGACCGACCTGGAGGGCCTCACGCTTACTGACACCTCCCTAGCACCCGCT CTGCTGAGCCCGGGGCTGGGTGCGATGAGGACCTACGAGCTGCTGCACCGCATGGCGGGCGAGGGGCTGTCGGTGGAGTACTGCTTCAGCCGTCGGCCCTTCCCGGGGGACCCGCACATGGTGGCCGTCCAGATCCACATCTCCAACAACACCGACGCCGAGGTGAAGAACCTGCGGGTCAGTGAGCCCAAGCTGCTCTCTGGCATGCGGATCCAGGAGTTCCCTGAGATCG AGCACCtggcacctggggacacagccagtgTGGTGATGGGCATCGACTTCTGTGACTCCACCCAGGCGGCCAACTTCCAGCTGTG cacccacacaCGCCACTTCTACGTCTCCATCCAGCCGCCTGTGGGGGAGCTCATGGCCCCTGTCTTCATGAGCGAGAACGAGTTCAAGAAGGAGCAGG AGCACCTGGCGTGGCCGGGCGAGG ggaaGCTGACGGGCATGAGCGAGATCACGGAGAAGCTGACGTTGCCCGAGAAGTGCCGCAGCGATCACGCCATCGTCCAGCAAGTGACCTTGGCCGCCAACGTGGGCCGCGTGCCCTGCGGCGCCGCCAACGAGTACAG GTTCGCAGCCAAGACGATGACAAGTGGGAGCCTGGTGCTCATCACCCTGGAGCGACGGGAGGGCGCTGCGGCCCAGCTCACCGTCAACAGCGAGAAGATGGTTATTGGCACCATGCTGGTGAAGGACATCGTCCAGGCCCTGGCGCAGTGA
- the AP3B2 gene encoding AP-3 complex subunit beta-2 isoform X1: protein MAASPAYGEDKGGSSSLGEPEYGHDPASGGIFSSDYKRHDDLKEMLDSNKDSLKLEAMKRIVAMIARGKNASDLFPAVVKNVACKNIEVKKLVYVYLVRYAEEQQDLALLSISTFQRGLKDPNQLIRASALRVLSSIRVPIIVPIMMLAIKEAASDMSPYVRKTAAHAIPKLYSLDSDQKDQLIEVIEKLLADKTTVQHPHGDANVPTEPASSQRCHHSHQAASSQRCHHPSGSPWAFPAQLVAGSVVMAFEEVCPERIDLIHKNYRKLCNLLIDVEEWGQVVIINMLTRYARTQFLSPNQNESLLEESTEKAFYGSEEEDAKDAKAEAAPLAKRKPYVMDPDHRLLLRNTKPLLQSRNAAVVMAVAQLYFHLAPKAEVGVIAKALVRLLRSHSEVQYVVLQNVATMSIKRRGMFEPYLKSFYIRSTDPTQIKILKLEVLTNLANETNISTILREFQTYIRSMDKDFVAATIQAIGRCATNIGKVRDTCLNGLVQLLSNRDELVVAESVVVIKKLLQMQPAQHSEIIKHMAKLTDNIQVPMARASILWLIGEYCEHVPKIAPDVLRKMAKSFTNEEDIVKLQVINLAAKLYLTNSKQSKLLTQYVLNLAKYDQNYDIRDRARFIRQLIVPTEKSGALNKYAKKLFLAQKPAPILESSFKDRDHFQLGSLSHLLNAKAVGYQELPDWPDEAPDPSVRNVEVPEWTKCTSREKRKEKVEKPFYSDSEGESGPTESADSEPESVSEESGSSSSSSSSSSSSEEEEEEEDEEEGSGEQSEDKEEEEERPKRKEKEGSRKAAPGSPSEEEEEDGVKKTKKKKASQGRKGRTETSSEEASASESSSSDSESGSEAEAKRRKAPPSSRAGPKEISLLDLDDFTPPPPQPIPSSSIVSTSLVTDLEGLTLTDTSLAPALLSPGLGAMRTYELLHRMAGEGLSVEYCFSRRPFPGDPHMVAVQIHISNNTDAEVKNLRVSEPKLLSGMRIQEFPEIEHLAPGDTASVVMGIDFCDSTQAANFQLCTHTRHFYVSIQPPVGELMAPVFMSENEFKKEQGKLTGMSEITEKLTLPEKCRSDHAIVQQVTLAANVGRVPCGAANEYRFAAKTMTSGSLVLITLERREGAAAQLTVNSEKMVIGTMLVKDIVQALAQ from the exons ATGGCCGCCAGCCCGGCCTACGGGGAGGACAAGGGGGGCTCCTCCAGCCTGGGGGAGCCCGAGTACGGGCACGACCCCGCCAGCGGCGGCATCTTCTCCTCCGACTACAAGAG GCATGATGACCTCAAGGAGATGCTTGACAGCAACAAGGATTCGCTCAAGCTGGAGGCCATGAAGAGGATTGTGGCG ATGATCGCCCGGGGGAAAAACGCCTCTGACCTCTTCCCAGCCGTGGTGAAAAACGTCGCCTGCAAGAACATCGAG GTGAAGAAGCTGGTGTATGTCTACCTGGTGCGCtatgcagaggagcagcaggatcTAGCCCTGCTTTCCATCTCCACCTTCCAGCGAGGACTCAAG GATCCCAACCAGCTGATCCGTGCCAGCGCCCTGCGGGTCCTCTCCAGCATCCGCGTGCCCATCATCGTGCCCATCATGATGTTGGCCATCAAGGAGGCAGCCTCGGACATGTCCCCGTACGTGCGCAAGACGGCTGCCCATGCCATCCCTAAGCTGTACAG CCTTGACTCGGACCAGAAGGACCAGCTCATCGAGGTCATTGAGAAGCTCCTGGCGGACAAGACTACG GTCCAGCATCCTCACGGGGATGCCAATGTCCCCACTGAGCCAGCATCCTCACAGAGATGCCACCATTCCCACCAAGCAGCATCCTCACAGAGATGCCACCACCCCAGTGGGTCACCCTGGGCCTTCCCTGCACAGCTGGTGGCCGGCAGCGTGGTGATGGCGTTCGAGGAGGTCTGCCCCGAGCGCATCGACCTCATCCACAAGAACTACCGCAAGCTCTGCAACCTGCTCATCGATGTGGAGGAGTGGGGGCAGGTGGTCATCATCAACATGCTGACCCGCTACGCGCGCACGCAGTTCCTCAGCCCCAACCAGAAC GAGTCCTTGCTAGAGGAGAGCACCGAGAAGGCTTTCTACGGCTCTGAGGAGGAGGACGCCAAGGACGCCAAGGCGGAGGCAGCACCGCTGGCCAAGCGCAAGCCCTACGTCATGGACCCCGACCACCGCCTGCTCCTGCGGAACACCAAGCCCCTGCTGCAGAGCCGCAATGCCGCG GTGGTGATGGCCGTGGCACAGCTCTACTTCCACCTGGCACCCAAGGCGGAAGTTGGCGTCATCGCCAAGGCACTGGTGCGGCTCCTGCGGAGTCACAG CGAGGTGCAGTATGTGGTGCTGCAGAATGTGGCCACCATGTCCATCAAACGGCGG ggCATGTTTGAGCCTTACCTGAAGAGCTTCTACATTCGCTCCACGGACCCCACACAGATCAAGATCCTCAAG CTGGAGGTCCTCACCAACCTGGCCAACGAGACCAACATCTCCACCATCCTGCGGGAGTTCCAG ACATACATCCGCAGCATGGACAAGGACTTTGTGGCAGCCACCATTCAAGCCATCGGGCGCTGTGCCACCAACATTGGGAAGGTGCGGGACACCTGCCTCAATGGTCTGGTCCAGCTCCTCTCCAACCGGGATG AGTTGGTGGTGGCTGAATCCGTGGTTGTCATCAAAAAGCTCCTGCAGATGCAACCGGCCCAGCACAGCGAGATCATCAAGCACATGGCCAAGCTCACCGACAACATCCAG GTGCCGATGGCACGGGCCAGCATCTTGTGGCTCATTGGCGAGTACTGCGAGCACGTGCCCAAGATTGCGCCCGATGTGCTGCGCAAGATGGCCAAGTCCTTCACCAACGAGGAGGACATCGTCAAGCTGCAGGTCATCAACCTGGCAGCCAAGCTCTACCTGACCAACTCCAAGCAG AGCAAGCTGCTGACCCAGTACGTCCTCAACTTGGCCAAGTACGACCAGAATTATGACATCCGTGACCGGGCTCGCTTCATCCGCCAGCTCATCGTGCCCACCGAGAAGAGCGGAGCCCTCAACAAGTACGCCAAGAAGCTTTTCCTGGCCCAAAAACCTGCCCCCATCTTGGAGTCCTCCTTCAAAG ATCGAGACCATTTCCAGCTGGGCTCCCTGTCCCACCTGCTCAATGCCAAGGCTGTGGGCTACCAGGAGCTGCCCGACTGGCCGGACGAGGCTCCTGACCCCTCCGTGAGGAATGTGGAG GTTCCTGAGTGGACCAAGTGCACCAGCcgggagaagaggaaggagaaggtggAGAAACCTTTTTACTCGGACTCGGAGGGTGAGTCGGGGCCCACGGAGTCGGCGGACAGTG AGCCCGAGTCGGTCAGCGAGGaaagcggcagcagcagcagctccagcagctccagctccagcagtgaagaggaagaggaggaggaagatgaggaggaaggCAGCGGGGAGCAGTCAGAGgacaaagaggaggaggaggagaggccaaagaggaaggagaaggaaggctCTCGCAAGGCAGCCCCGGGCAG ccccagtgaggaagaggaggaggatggggtgAAGAAGACCAAGAAGAAGAAGGCGTCACAGGGGAGGAAGGGCCGCACTGAGACCTCGTCAGAGGAGGCCAGCGCCTCCGAGAGCAGCTCCTCAGACTCCGAGTCTGGCTCCGAGGCAGAGGCCAAGCGCAGGAAGGCG ccccccagcagcagggctggcccCAAGGAGATCTCCCTGCTCGACCTGGATGACT TcaccccccctcctccccagcccatCCCCTCCAGTAGCATCGTCTCCACCAGCCTGGTGACCGACCTGGAGGGCCTCACGCTTACTGACACCTCCCTAGCACCCGCT CTGCTGAGCCCGGGGCTGGGTGCGATGAGGACCTACGAGCTGCTGCACCGCATGGCGGGCGAGGGGCTGTCGGTGGAGTACTGCTTCAGCCGTCGGCCCTTCCCGGGGGACCCGCACATGGTGGCCGTCCAGATCCACATCTCCAACAACACCGACGCCGAGGTGAAGAACCTGCGGGTCAGTGAGCCCAAGCTGCTCTCTGGCATGCGGATCCAGGAGTTCCCTGAGATCG AGCACCtggcacctggggacacagccagtgTGGTGATGGGCATCGACTTCTGTGACTCCACCCAGGCGGCCAACTTCCAGCTGTG cacccacacaCGCCACTTCTACGTCTCCATCCAGCCGCCTGTGGGGGAGCTCATGGCCCCTGTCTTCATGAGCGAGAACGAGTTCAAGAAGGAGCAGG ggaaGCTGACGGGCATGAGCGAGATCACGGAGAAGCTGACGTTGCCCGAGAAGTGCCGCAGCGATCACGCCATCGTCCAGCAAGTGACCTTGGCCGCCAACGTGGGCCGCGTGCCCTGCGGCGCCGCCAACGAGTACAG GTTCGCAGCCAAGACGATGACAAGTGGGAGCCTGGTGCTCATCACCCTGGAGCGACGGGAGGGCGCTGCGGCCCAGCTCACCGTCAACAGCGAGAAGATGGTTATTGGCACCATGCTGGTGAAGGACATCGTCCAGGCCCTGGCGCAGTGA
- the AP3B2 gene encoding AP-3 complex subunit beta-2 isoform X5 — protein MAASPAYGEDKGGSSSLGEPEYGHDPASGGIFSSDYKRHDDLKEMLDSNKDSLKLEAMKRIVAMIARGKNASDLFPAVVKNVACKNIEVKKLVYVYLVRYAEEQQDLALLSISTFQRGLKDPNQLIRASALRVLSSIRVPIIVPIMMLAIKEAASDMSPYVRKTAAHAIPKLYSLDSDQKDQLIEVIEKLLADKTTLVAGSVVMAFEEVCPERIDLIHKNYRKLCNLLIDVEEWGQVVIINMLTRYARTQFLSPNQNESLLEESTEKAFYGSEEEDAKDAKAEAAPLAKRKPYVMDPDHRLLLRNTKPLLQSRNAAVVMAVAQLYFHLAPKAEVGVIAKALVRLLRSHSEVQYVVLQNVATMSIKRRGMFEPYLKSFYIRSTDPTQIKILKLEVLTNLANETNISTILREFQTYIRSMDKDFVAATIQAIGRCATNIGKVRDTCLNGLVQLLSNRDELVVAESVVVIKKLLQMQPAQHSEIIKHMAKLTDNIQVPMARASILWLIGEYCEHVPKIAPDVLRKMAKSFTNEEDIVKLQVINLAAKLYLTNSKQSKLLTQYVLNLAKYDQNYDIRDRARFIRQLIVPTEKSGALNKYAKKLFLAQKPAPILESSFKDRDHFQLGSLSHLLNAKAVGYQELPDWPDEAPDPSVRNVEVPEWTKCTSREKRKEKVEKPFYSDSEEPESVSEESGSSSSSSSSSSSSEEEEEEEDEEEGSGEQSEDKEEEEERPKRKEKEGSRKAAPGSPSEEEEEDGVKKTKKKKASQGRKGRTETSSEEASASESSSSDSESGSEAEAKRRKAPPSSRAGPKEISLLDLDDFTPPPPQPIPSSSIVSTSLVTDLEGLTLTDTSLAPALLSPGLGAMRTYELLHRMAGEGLSVEYCFSRRPFPGDPHMVAVQIHISNNTDAEVKNLRVSEPKLLSGMRIQEFPEIEHLAPGDTASVVMGIDFCDSTQAANFQLCTHTRHFYVSIQPPVGELMAPVFMSENEFKKEQGKLTGMSEITEKLTLPEKCRSDHAIVQQVTLAANVGRVPCGAANEYRFAAKTMTSGSLVLITLERREGAAAQLTVNSEKMVIGTMLVKDIVQALAQ, from the exons ATGGCCGCCAGCCCGGCCTACGGGGAGGACAAGGGGGGCTCCTCCAGCCTGGGGGAGCCCGAGTACGGGCACGACCCCGCCAGCGGCGGCATCTTCTCCTCCGACTACAAGAG GCATGATGACCTCAAGGAGATGCTTGACAGCAACAAGGATTCGCTCAAGCTGGAGGCCATGAAGAGGATTGTGGCG ATGATCGCCCGGGGGAAAAACGCCTCTGACCTCTTCCCAGCCGTGGTGAAAAACGTCGCCTGCAAGAACATCGAG GTGAAGAAGCTGGTGTATGTCTACCTGGTGCGCtatgcagaggagcagcaggatcTAGCCCTGCTTTCCATCTCCACCTTCCAGCGAGGACTCAAG GATCCCAACCAGCTGATCCGTGCCAGCGCCCTGCGGGTCCTCTCCAGCATCCGCGTGCCCATCATCGTGCCCATCATGATGTTGGCCATCAAGGAGGCAGCCTCGGACATGTCCCCGTACGTGCGCAAGACGGCTGCCCATGCCATCCCTAAGCTGTACAG CCTTGACTCGGACCAGAAGGACCAGCTCATCGAGGTCATTGAGAAGCTCCTGGCGGACAAGACTACG CTGGTGGCCGGCAGCGTGGTGATGGCGTTCGAGGAGGTCTGCCCCGAGCGCATCGACCTCATCCACAAGAACTACCGCAAGCTCTGCAACCTGCTCATCGATGTGGAGGAGTGGGGGCAGGTGGTCATCATCAACATGCTGACCCGCTACGCGCGCACGCAGTTCCTCAGCCCCAACCAGAAC GAGTCCTTGCTAGAGGAGAGCACCGAGAAGGCTTTCTACGGCTCTGAGGAGGAGGACGCCAAGGACGCCAAGGCGGAGGCAGCACCGCTGGCCAAGCGCAAGCCCTACGTCATGGACCCCGACCACCGCCTGCTCCTGCGGAACACCAAGCCCCTGCTGCAGAGCCGCAATGCCGCG GTGGTGATGGCCGTGGCACAGCTCTACTTCCACCTGGCACCCAAGGCGGAAGTTGGCGTCATCGCCAAGGCACTGGTGCGGCTCCTGCGGAGTCACAG CGAGGTGCAGTATGTGGTGCTGCAGAATGTGGCCACCATGTCCATCAAACGGCGG ggCATGTTTGAGCCTTACCTGAAGAGCTTCTACATTCGCTCCACGGACCCCACACAGATCAAGATCCTCAAG CTGGAGGTCCTCACCAACCTGGCCAACGAGACCAACATCTCCACCATCCTGCGGGAGTTCCAG ACATACATCCGCAGCATGGACAAGGACTTTGTGGCAGCCACCATTCAAGCCATCGGGCGCTGTGCCACCAACATTGGGAAGGTGCGGGACACCTGCCTCAATGGTCTGGTCCAGCTCCTCTCCAACCGGGATG AGTTGGTGGTGGCTGAATCCGTGGTTGTCATCAAAAAGCTCCTGCAGATGCAACCGGCCCAGCACAGCGAGATCATCAAGCACATGGCCAAGCTCACCGACAACATCCAG GTGCCGATGGCACGGGCCAGCATCTTGTGGCTCATTGGCGAGTACTGCGAGCACGTGCCCAAGATTGCGCCCGATGTGCTGCGCAAGATGGCCAAGTCCTTCACCAACGAGGAGGACATCGTCAAGCTGCAGGTCATCAACCTGGCAGCCAAGCTCTACCTGACCAACTCCAAGCAG AGCAAGCTGCTGACCCAGTACGTCCTCAACTTGGCCAAGTACGACCAGAATTATGACATCCGTGACCGGGCTCGCTTCATCCGCCAGCTCATCGTGCCCACCGAGAAGAGCGGAGCCCTCAACAAGTACGCCAAGAAGCTTTTCCTGGCCCAAAAACCTGCCCCCATCTTGGAGTCCTCCTTCAAAG ATCGAGACCATTTCCAGCTGGGCTCCCTGTCCCACCTGCTCAATGCCAAGGCTGTGGGCTACCAGGAGCTGCCCGACTGGCCGGACGAGGCTCCTGACCCCTCCGTGAGGAATGTGGAG GTTCCTGAGTGGACCAAGTGCACCAGCcgggagaagaggaaggagaaggtggAGAAACCTTTTTACTCGGACTCGGAGG AGCCCGAGTCGGTCAGCGAGGaaagcggcagcagcagcagctccagcagctccagctccagcagtgaagaggaagaggaggaggaagatgaggaggaaggCAGCGGGGAGCAGTCAGAGgacaaagaggaggaggaggagaggccaaagaggaaggagaaggaaggctCTCGCAAGGCAGCCCCGGGCAG ccccagtgaggaagaggaggaggatggggtgAAGAAGACCAAGAAGAAGAAGGCGTCACAGGGGAGGAAGGGCCGCACTGAGACCTCGTCAGAGGAGGCCAGCGCCTCCGAGAGCAGCTCCTCAGACTCCGAGTCTGGCTCCGAGGCAGAGGCCAAGCGCAGGAAGGCG ccccccagcagcagggctggcccCAAGGAGATCTCCCTGCTCGACCTGGATGACT TcaccccccctcctccccagcccatCCCCTCCAGTAGCATCGTCTCCACCAGCCTGGTGACCGACCTGGAGGGCCTCACGCTTACTGACACCTCCCTAGCACCCGCT CTGCTGAGCCCGGGGCTGGGTGCGATGAGGACCTACGAGCTGCTGCACCGCATGGCGGGCGAGGGGCTGTCGGTGGAGTACTGCTTCAGCCGTCGGCCCTTCCCGGGGGACCCGCACATGGTGGCCGTCCAGATCCACATCTCCAACAACACCGACGCCGAGGTGAAGAACCTGCGGGTCAGTGAGCCCAAGCTGCTCTCTGGCATGCGGATCCAGGAGTTCCCTGAGATCG AGCACCtggcacctggggacacagccagtgTGGTGATGGGCATCGACTTCTGTGACTCCACCCAGGCGGCCAACTTCCAGCTGTG cacccacacaCGCCACTTCTACGTCTCCATCCAGCCGCCTGTGGGGGAGCTCATGGCCCCTGTCTTCATGAGCGAGAACGAGTTCAAGAAGGAGCAGG ggaaGCTGACGGGCATGAGCGAGATCACGGAGAAGCTGACGTTGCCCGAGAAGTGCCGCAGCGATCACGCCATCGTCCAGCAAGTGACCTTGGCCGCCAACGTGGGCCGCGTGCCCTGCGGCGCCGCCAACGAGTACAG GTTCGCAGCCAAGACGATGACAAGTGGGAGCCTGGTGCTCATCACCCTGGAGCGACGGGAGGGCGCTGCGGCCCAGCTCACCGTCAACAGCGAGAAGATGGTTATTGGCACCATGCTGGTGAAGGACATCGTCCAGGCCCTGGCGCAGTGA